In the Populus trichocarpa isolate Nisqually-1 chromosome 8, P.trichocarpa_v4.1, whole genome shotgun sequence genome, ATGGATGTTAGGACAGAGGTACAACTTGGAATGAACACTGCAAATATAGAAACGCAGTTGGTTCAACTGAGAAGGGCAGGAATTATGCAAATGTAGAATGTTTTTGTCTAGAAAGAAGATGCGGAAGAAATACGAGGACGAGAAAGCAACTTCTTTAGAGAAGCACCAAACCTGTTTCAGTGATCTTTTTTGAGCGCTGCATGGATGCAACAATTCTGTTCGACTTAATTGTGGGTGATTGAGAATAATTATTTGCATCACCGTCCTTTTTCTTTGGCAGGTGACGGAGATTAGTCGATTTTTTGAACTGGTTAACGGAGATTTATCGTGTGGTTCAAAACTTCAAATGGCCACCAACCAAAATGGCATTCGACCACATCTGAAAGCTTTACTCAAGAAGCTGTAACAGTAACATGCCGATTTAAAATTGGTCGAGAATGTAAACGAGCATGCATCCAGGCCGATCTTGGTGTTTTGCTGCTGCTAAATCTCTAACAGTTGTTAAGTGCACAAAGTGGACTTGCTTATTTCTCAACCGACAGCAGAGCTCTTAATTGAGTTGTGAAGAACTCATGACAATGATGTACGTACCAGCTTCCCGAAGAGATTGCTATATCGgaatttgtaaataaaatgaatatatgaTCATTTTATTTCGAACAGATCTGTTCACACTCCTCCGTGTATGGTTTTAAAATGTGGCTTTGATTTGTGCATGCTGGAAGCTTTAGTATTTCCCTAgcaactctctctttttatctttCCGCAAACAGACTCCTGCTCGTTCTCTCATTCTTTCAACATCTAAGTAGGCGCGGGAAAAATGCGTTGATTTCAGAGTTTCCCCAGAACTCAAGGGTAGCTTGCTTATAAATACGAAGTGGCGATCTAGCGACCCATTGCATTGCATCCTCGATGTCTGTGTGAAGGCATCCTGAATCTACCGTGGCACGGACGACATGAACATAACATGCTTCAGCCCATATTTCACCATGCTCATTTGATTTGAACTGGCTTTTCAACAGAACgaaaaaaattccaaacatGTCATTAATCAAAACCAAGCAACACTGATATGGAACAAACGAACTCTGCGAGCATAAATCAATGGCGATAATATGAAGTCATGAACTATGTTACTGAATTAAGGAAGCTCGTCGGTAAAAAATGCAAGTGACTTCAAGATCTGTGTTCACTCTAAAACAGGAAAATGCTGATCATACTTAATGTAAACAGCTTTGTTAGTGAGAAGAAAATTAGATAAACACGTGAAATATCTTTCTCCCGTACAAATAAATTGTTGGCGGTGATTACATGAGTATACAATATAAATAAGTCAGAAAACATGTCCATTAAAGAAGTGAATGATATGGTAACTTATCAGGAATATCAGTTACGGTTCTAAGGTTTGACTTGTCCTCTGCGCAGAAGAATAGTAATGAGTTTCAAGCTCCTTGAGGCTAGCAGCAGCCTCCTCTCCAATTCTAGCTAACATGCTATCTGTTTTTTCTGCAAGCTGGGTAAATTCCCCTATTCTTTGATCAACATGGTCATTGAGAGATGCAAATCCTGAAAAGATTGCTGTCTGCTTCAACTCTGACACCAACTTAAGTAAAGAATCGGCTGCTTGAACCTGTTCCCgggaagcaaataaaaaacagtgGCTGAGGCCCAGCTAATGTAGAGGCATTCACAAATGGCACTCTCGATTCAAAGACAATGCATTCGCTCAATATGATAGATGTTTGAAAATATCAAGTGATGCGGACTCGGTTAACCCTAAatccttcaaaaaaatataatcatcaaTTCATTAGATAGAAAGTACAGGCGACAGCTCTTACCATTCTGGCTGCACGCATTTCCATCATAAACGCCTCTTGTGAGTTTCTAACTGGTGTGTCATTAATCTACAACAAGCATACCGGTAATGAGAATCTTTCTTCTGCTCTTTGGGAATTTTAAGAACCATTCAATGAAATAAGAGATTAATCAAGCAgctatctattttttaaataacagcAACAATAAAAACCCAGCTCTCTTTTCAATTCTCAAATTTCCAagctaatcaataaaaaaaatttccaagctAATCAATAAAGGCCCTGGATATATAATGAACGGGAGTAttcgattaaaaataaatcgcattcagttaaataataaaacaattaaaagaacgaaAGAACGACAAAGTTTACCCTAGCAACGTTAACGAGGTGAGTGAAATTGTCGACGATGTGGGCAATATCAGTTTCCACTCTTTGCATCAGTGCTTTCTGCTTCTGCGCCGCTGCTGCAGCCGCCGCCGTTGTCGGCCCACTTCCAA is a window encoding:
- the LOC7462133 gene encoding mediator of RNA polymerase II transcription subunit 22a, encoding MNKAGGIAMGGGGGVGSGPTTAAAAAAAQKQKALMQRVETDIAHIVDNFTHLVNVARINDTPVRNSQEAFMMEMRAARMVQAADSLLKLVSELKQTAIFSGFASLNDHVDQRIGEFTQLAEKTDSMLARIGEEAAASLKELETHYYSSAQRTSQTLEP